A portion of the Pseudomonas sp. GR 6-02 genome contains these proteins:
- a CDS encoding TetR/AcrR family transcriptional regulator, with protein sequence MKTRDRILECALQLFNQKGEPNVSTMEVANEMGISPGNLYYHFHGKEPLILGLFERFQTELTPLLDPPSDVELAPEDYWLFLHLIVERLAQYRFLFQDLSNLAGRLPKLAKGIRNLLNALKRTLASLLAQLKAQGQLVSDTQALGQLVEQITMTLLFSLDYQRILDREGEVRLVVYQIMMLVAPHLLPPVKVATERLALQYLEEHN encoded by the coding sequence ATGAAAACCCGCGACCGGATTCTCGAATGTGCCCTGCAGTTGTTCAATCAGAAGGGCGAACCGAACGTGTCCACCATGGAGGTGGCCAACGAAATGGGCATCAGCCCGGGCAACCTCTACTACCACTTCCACGGCAAGGAGCCGCTGATCCTGGGGCTGTTCGAACGCTTCCAGACCGAACTGACGCCCTTGCTCGACCCACCGTCCGATGTGGAATTGGCACCCGAAGATTACTGGCTGTTCCTGCACCTGATCGTCGAACGCCTGGCCCAATACCGGTTTCTGTTCCAGGACTTGTCGAACCTTGCCGGCCGCCTGCCGAAACTGGCCAAGGGGATACGCAACCTGCTCAATGCGTTGAAGCGCACACTGGCTTCATTGCTGGCACAGTTGAAGGCTCAGGGGCAGTTGGTCAGCGACACTCAGGCATTGGGGCAACTGGTGGAGCAAATCACCATGACATTGCTGTTCTCGCTGGACTATCAGCGGATTCTCGACCGTGAAGGTGAAGTACGACTGGTGGTGTACCAGATCATGATGCTGGTGGCGCCGCACTTGTTGCCGCCGGTCAAAGTCGCGACCGAGCGGTTGGCGTTGCAGTACCTCGAAGAGCACAACTGA
- the phaZ gene encoding poly(3-hydroxyalkanoate) depolymerase, protein MPQPFVFRTVNLDGQTLRTAVRPGKPHLTPLLVFNGIGANLELIFPFVQALDPDLEVIAFDVPGVGGSSTPSRPYRFSGLAKLTARMLDYLDYGQVNVIGVSWGGALAQQFAYDYPERCKKLVLAATAAGTVMVPGKPKVLWMMASPRRYIQPSHVIRIAPMIYGGSFRRDPTLAASHAARVRSAGKLGYYWQLFAGFGWTSIHWLHKIHQPTLVLAGDDDPLIPLINMRMLAWRIPNAQLHIIDDGHLFLITRAEAVAPIIMKFLEEERQRAVMHPHPAPSGS, encoded by the coding sequence ATGCCGCAACCGTTCGTATTCCGTACCGTCAACCTGGATGGGCAGACCCTCCGCACCGCGGTACGCCCCGGCAAGCCTCACTTGACGCCCTTGCTGGTTTTCAATGGCATCGGCGCCAACCTGGAGCTGATATTTCCGTTCGTCCAGGCACTGGATCCGGACCTGGAAGTCATCGCCTTCGACGTACCCGGTGTCGGCGGCTCATCGACGCCCAGCCGGCCGTATCGCTTTTCGGGCCTGGCGAAACTGACGGCGCGAATGCTCGATTATCTCGATTACGGGCAGGTCAATGTGATCGGCGTGTCATGGGGTGGCGCCCTGGCGCAGCAATTTGCCTATGACTATCCCGAGCGCTGCAAGAAGCTGGTGCTGGCAGCCACGGCGGCCGGCACAGTGATGGTGCCGGGCAAACCGAAAGTGCTATGGATGATGGCCAGCCCACGACGCTACATCCAGCCGTCCCATGTGATTCGCATCGCGCCGATGATCTATGGCGGCTCGTTCCGTCGCGATCCGACCCTGGCGGCCAGTCACGCCGCGCGGGTTCGCTCGGCAGGCAAACTGGGCTACTACTGGCAGCTGTTCGCCGGGTTCGGCTGGACCAGCATTCACTGGCTGCACAAGATCCACCAGCCGACCCTGGTGCTGGCCGGCGACGACGACCCACTGATCCCGCTGATCAATATGCGCATGCTGGCCTGGCGCATTCCCAACGCCCAATTGCACATCATCGACGACGGGCATCTGTTCTTGATTACCCGGGCCGAAGCGGTGGCACCGATCATCATGAAGTTTCTCGAAGAGGAACGTCAGCGCGCAGTGATGCATCCGCATCCGGCGCCATCGGGCAGTTGA
- a CDS encoding polyhydroxyalkanoic acid system family protein, with amino-acid sequence MAHISVERAHGLGKEAAREKADKLAQKLSDQYGLEPQWSGDTLNLKRSGVKGAVHVGEDSIRVDVELGLLMSAMSSTIKSEIERALDKALA; translated from the coding sequence ATGGCCCATATTAGTGTTGAGCGTGCCCATGGCCTGGGTAAGGAAGCGGCCCGTGAGAAGGCCGACAAGTTGGCGCAGAAACTGTCCGATCAATATGGCCTGGAGCCACAGTGGTCTGGCGACACGCTGAACCTCAAGCGCTCCGGTGTGAAAGGGGCGGTGCATGTGGGCGAGGATTCGATCCGGGTTGATGTCGAATTGGGGCTGTTGATGTCCGCCATGAGCAGCACCATCAAATCGGAAATCGAAAGGGCTCTCGACAAAGCCCTCGCGTGA
- the phaC gene encoding class II poly(R)-hydroxyalkanoic acid synthase encodes MSNKQNDDLKFQASENTLGLNPVVGLRRKDLLGSARMVLTQAIRQPIHSARHVAHFGIELKNVLFGKSELQPQSDDRRFLDPAWSQNPLYKRYLQTYLAWRKELHTWIDKSNLSPKDVARGHFVINLMTEAMAPTNTAANPAAVKRFFETGGKSLLDGLSHLAKDLIHNGGMPSQVNMGAFEVGKSLGVTEGAVVFRNDVLELIQYKPITEQVHERPLLVVPPQINKFYVFDLSPDKSLARFCLRNNMQTFIVSWRNPTKEQREWGLSTYIEALKEAVDVVTAITGSKDVNMLGACSGGITCTALLGHYAAIGEKKVNALTLLVSVLDTTLDSDVALFVDEQTLEAAKRHSYQAGVLEGRDMAKVFAWMRPNDLIWNYWVNNYLLGNEPPVFDILFWNNDTTRLPAAFHGDLIEMFKNNPLIRPNALEVCGTPIDLKQVDADIFSLAGTNDHITPWKSCYKSAQLFGGKVEFVLSSSGHIQSILNPPGNPKARYMTSTDMPVKAEDWMENSTKHTDSWWLHWQAWQAERSGKLKKSPANLGNKAYPAGEASPGTYVHER; translated from the coding sequence ATGAGTAACAAGCAAAACGATGACCTGAAATTCCAGGCTTCAGAAAATACCTTGGGACTGAATCCTGTTGTTGGGCTGCGTAGAAAGGATCTACTGGGCTCTGCCCGAATGGTGCTGACCCAGGCCATCAGACAACCCATCCACAGTGCCAGGCACGTCGCCCATTTCGGCATCGAACTCAAGAACGTGCTGTTCGGAAAATCCGAGCTTCAACCGCAAAGCGACGACCGCCGTTTCCTCGACCCGGCCTGGAGCCAGAACCCTCTCTACAAACGTTATTTGCAAACTTATCTGGCGTGGCGCAAGGAGCTCCATACCTGGATCGATAAGAGCAATCTCTCGCCCAAGGACGTCGCTCGCGGGCATTTCGTGATCAACCTCATGACCGAAGCCATGGCCCCGACCAACACGGCAGCCAACCCGGCGGCGGTCAAACGCTTCTTCGAAACCGGCGGCAAAAGCCTGCTCGACGGCCTCTCTCATCTGGCCAAGGATCTGATCCACAACGGCGGGATGCCGAGCCAGGTCAACATGGGCGCGTTCGAAGTCGGCAAGAGCCTGGGTGTGACCGAAGGCGCGGTGGTCTTTCGCAACGACGTGCTGGAGCTGATCCAGTACAAGCCGATCACCGAGCAAGTGCATGAACGCCCACTGCTGGTGGTGCCGCCGCAAATCAACAAGTTCTATGTTTTCGACCTCAGCCCGGACAAGAGCCTGGCGCGCTTCTGCCTGCGCAACAACATGCAGACGTTCATCGTCAGCTGGCGCAACCCGACCAAGGAACAACGCGAGTGGGGTCTGTCGACCTACATCGAAGCGCTCAAGGAAGCGGTCGACGTGGTCACCGCGATCACCGGCAGCAAAGACGTGAACATGCTCGGTGCCTGCTCCGGCGGCATTACCTGCACCGCGCTGCTGGGTCATTACGCAGCGATCGGCGAGAAGAAAGTAAACGCCCTGACGCTGCTGGTCAGCGTGCTCGACACCACCCTCGACAGCGACGTGGCCCTGTTCGTCGACGAGCAGACCCTCGAAGCCGCCAAGCGCCACTCCTACCAGGCCGGTGTGCTGGAAGGTCGCGATATGGCGAAAGTCTTCGCCTGGATGCGTCCCAACGACTTGATCTGGAACTACTGGGTCAACAACTACCTGTTGGGCAACGAGCCACCGGTGTTCGACATTCTGTTCTGGAACAACGACACCACTCGCCTGCCGGCCGCTTTCCACGGCGACCTGATCGAGATGTTCAAAAACAACCCACTGATCCGCCCCAATGCACTGGAAGTGTGCGGCACACCGATCGACCTCAAACAGGTCGATGCCGACATCTTTTCCCTGGCCGGCACCAACGATCACATCACCCCGTGGAAGTCCTGCTACAAGTCGGCACAACTGTTCGGCGGCAAGGTCGAGTTCGTGCTGTCCAGCAGCGGACATATCCAGAGCATTCTGAACCCGCCGGGCAATCCGAAAGCACGCTACATGACCAGCACCGACATGCCGGTCAAGGCCGAGGACTGGATGGAAAACTCCACCAAGCACACCGACTCCTGGTGGTTGCATTGGCAGGCGTGGCAGGCCGAACGCTCGGGCAAACTGAAGAAGTCCCCCGCCAACCTTGGCAACAAGGCCTATCCCGCGGGTGAGGCGTCGCCAGGCACGTATGTGCACGAACGTTGA
- the phaC gene encoding class II poly(R)-hydroxyalkanoic acid synthase: MRDKPAKGSLPTPAAFINAQSAVTGLRGRDLLSTLRSLATHGLRNPVYTARHALKLGGQLGRVLLGETLHPINPQDNRFADPAWSLNPFYRRSLQAYLSWQKEVKNWIDESNLSPDDRARAHFAFALINDAVAPSNTLLNPLAVKEIFNSGGHSLVRGIGHLLDDLLHNDGLPRQVTKQAFEVGKTVATTTGSVVFRNELLELIQYKPMSEKQYSKPLLIVPPQINKFYIFDLSPSNSFVQFALKNGLQTFVISWRNPDVRHREWGLSSYVEATEEAMNVCRAITGSRDVNLMGACAGGLTIAALQGHLQAKRQLRRVSSATYLVSLLDSQIESPATLFVDEQTLEAAKRRSYQKGVLEGRDMARVFAWMRPNDLIWNYFVNNYLLGKEPPAFDILYWNNDNTRLPAAFHGDLLDFFKHNPLSHPGGLEVCGTPIDLQKVTVDSFSVAGMNDHITPWDAVYRSTLLLGGERRFVLSSSGHVQSILNPPHNSKANYVENPKLSSDPRAWYYDAKRVDGSWWTQWLSWIQERSGALHETQMTLGNQNYPPMEAAPGTYVRVR, from the coding sequence ATGCGCGACAAACCAGCGAAGGGCTCCTTGCCCACTCCCGCTGCATTCATCAACGCACAGAGTGCGGTTACCGGTCTGCGCGGCCGGGACTTGCTTTCAACCTTGCGCAGCCTGGCCACCCATGGCCTGCGCAACCCGGTGTACACGGCCCGGCATGCCTTGAAGCTGGGCGGCCAGCTTGGCCGCGTGTTGTTGGGTGAGACCCTGCACCCGATCAATCCGCAAGACAATCGCTTTGCCGACCCGGCGTGGAGCCTCAACCCTTTTTATCGCCGCAGCTTGCAGGCCTACCTGAGTTGGCAGAAGGAGGTCAAAAACTGGATCGACGAGAGCAACCTGAGCCCGGACGATCGCGCCCGCGCCCACTTTGCGTTTGCCTTGATCAACGACGCCGTGGCGCCGTCCAACACCCTGCTCAATCCGCTGGCGGTCAAGGAGATCTTCAACTCCGGCGGTCACAGTCTGGTGCGGGGTATCGGCCATCTGCTCGATGACCTGCTGCACAACGACGGCTTGCCCAGACAAGTCACCAAACAAGCATTCGAGGTAGGCAAGACAGTCGCCACCACCACCGGCTCCGTGGTGTTTCGCAATGAGCTGCTGGAACTGATCCAGTACAAGCCGATGAGCGAAAAACAGTATTCCAAGCCGTTGCTGATCGTGCCGCCACAGATCAACAAGTTCTACATTTTCGACTTGAGCCCCAGTAACAGCTTCGTCCAGTTCGCCCTTAAAAACGGCCTGCAGACCTTCGTGATCAGCTGGCGCAATCCTGATGTGCGTCACCGCGAATGGGGGCTGTCGTCTTACGTCGAAGCCACCGAAGAAGCGATGAATGTGTGCCGGGCGATTACCGGCTCCCGCGACGTCAACCTGATGGGTGCCTGCGCCGGCGGGCTGACCATCGCCGCGCTGCAAGGGCACTTGCAGGCCAAGCGGCAGCTGCGGCGGGTGTCCAGCGCGACCTATCTGGTCAGCCTGCTCGACAGTCAGATAGAAAGCCCGGCCACCCTCTTCGTCGACGAACAAACGCTGGAAGCGGCCAAGCGCCGCTCATATCAGAAGGGCGTTCTGGAAGGTCGCGACATGGCCAGGGTTTTTGCCTGGATGCGCCCCAACGATTTGATCTGGAATTACTTCGTCAATAACTACCTGCTGGGCAAGGAGCCACCGGCGTTCGACATCCTCTACTGGAACAATGACAACACGCGCCTGCCGGCAGCGTTTCATGGCGATCTGCTGGACTTCTTCAAGCACAACCCGCTGAGTCATCCGGGAGGGCTGGAAGTGTGCGGCACACCGATCGACCTGCAGAAAGTCACCGTCGACAGTTTCAGCGTGGCCGGCATGAACGATCACATCACCCCGTGGGATGCGGTGTACCGCTCGACCTTGCTGCTGGGTGGCGAGCGACGCTTCGTGCTGTCGAGCAGCGGTCATGTGCAGAGCATTCTCAACCCGCCGCACAACTCGAAAGCCAACTACGTCGAGAACCCGAAACTGAGCAGCGACCCGCGGGCCTGGTATTACGACGCCAAACGCGTCGACGGCAGTTGGTGGACGCAATGGCTGAGCTGGATTCAGGAACGCTCCGGCGCACTACACGAAACCCAGATGACCCTCGGCAACCAGAACTATCCACCGATGGAGGCGGCACCCGGTACTTACGTGCGCGTGCGCTGA
- the hslU gene encoding ATP-dependent protease ATPase subunit HslU, which translates to MPMTPREIVHELNRHIIGQDDAKRAVAIALRNRWRRMQLPEELRVEVTPKNILMIGPTGVGKTEIARRLAKLANAPFIKVEATKFTEVGYVGRDVESIIRDLADAAIKLLREQEMTKVRHRAEDAAEERILDALLPPARMGFSNEDAAPAQDSNTRQLFRKRLREGQLDDKEIEIEVAEITGVDISAPPGMEEMTNQLQSLFANMGKGKRKSRKLKVKEALKLVRDEEAGRLVNEEELKAKALEAVEQHGIVFIDEIDKVAKRGNTGGVDVSREGVQRDLLPLIEGCTVNTKLGMVKTDHILFIASGAFHLSKPSDLVPELQGRLPIRVELKALSPEDFERILSEPHASLTEQYCALLKTEGLLIEFQPDGIKRIAEIAWQVNEKTENIGARRLHTLLERLLEEVSFSAGDLASTHDEKAILIDADYVNSHLGELAQNEDLSRYIL; encoded by the coding sequence ATGCCCATGACCCCCCGTGAAATCGTCCACGAACTCAATCGCCATATCATCGGCCAGGACGATGCCAAACGCGCCGTCGCCATTGCCTTGCGCAACCGCTGGCGCCGGATGCAGCTGCCCGAAGAGCTGCGCGTCGAAGTCACCCCCAAGAACATTCTGATGATCGGCCCGACCGGCGTCGGTAAAACCGAGATCGCCCGTCGCCTGGCCAAACTCGCCAACGCTCCGTTCATCAAAGTCGAAGCGACCAAATTCACCGAAGTGGGCTATGTCGGCCGCGACGTCGAATCGATCATTCGTGATCTGGCGGACGCGGCGATCAAGCTGCTGCGCGAACAGGAAATGACCAAGGTTCGCCACCGCGCCGAAGACGCCGCCGAAGAACGCATCCTCGACGCCTTGCTGCCACCGGCACGCATGGGTTTCAGCAACGAAGACGCCGCCCCGGCCCAGGACTCCAACACCCGCCAGCTGTTCCGCAAACGCCTGCGTGAAGGTCAGCTGGACGACAAGGAGATCGAAATCGAAGTCGCCGAAATCACCGGCGTCGATATCTCCGCGCCACCGGGCATGGAAGAAATGACCAACCAGTTGCAGAGCCTGTTCGCCAACATGGGCAAGGGCAAGCGCAAGAGCCGCAAGCTCAAGGTCAAGGAAGCGCTGAAACTGGTTCGCGACGAAGAAGCCGGTCGCCTGGTCAACGAAGAAGAGTTGAAGGCCAAGGCGCTGGAAGCTGTCGAACAGCACGGCATCGTGTTCATCGACGAAATCGACAAGGTCGCCAAGCGCGGCAATACCGGTGGCGTCGACGTATCCCGTGAAGGCGTACAGCGCGACTTGCTGCCGCTGATCGAAGGCTGCACCGTCAACACCAAACTGGGCATGGTCAAGACCGACCACATCCTGTTCATCGCCTCTGGCGCATTCCACCTGAGCAAGCCGAGTGATCTGGTGCCGGAGCTGCAAGGTCGCCTGCCGATTCGGGTCGAACTCAAGGCCCTGAGCCCGGAAGATTTCGAGCGTATCCTCAGCGAACCGCATGCCTCTCTCACCGAGCAGTATTGCGCGCTGCTGAAAACCGAAGGGCTGCTCATCGAGTTCCAGCCGGACGGCATCAAGCGTATTGCCGAGATTGCCTGGCAGGTCAACGAGAAGACCGAGAACATCGGCGCCCGTCGCCTGCACACCTTGCTGGAGCGTCTGCTTGAAGAGGTGTCGTTCAGTGCCGGCGATCTGGCCAGCACCCATGACGAAAAGGCGATCCTGATCGATGCCGATTACGTCAATAGCCACTTGGGCGAATTGGCGCAGAACGAAGACCTGTCCCGTTATATCCTGTAG
- a CDS encoding phasin family protein gives MAKVIVKKKVDVETNTLNDVKSYARKIWLASLGAYTKVGQEGGEYVQELIKAGQAVEKKGKKVVAEKLEAANAEIDEAKSEVSTFKGKVELQLDKVEKAFDTRIASALNRIGIPSKHDVETLSAKLDELTALLERVARKS, from the coding sequence ATGGCCAAAGTTATTGTGAAGAAAAAAGTCGACGTTGAGACCAACACTCTGAACGACGTCAAATCGTATGCCCGCAAGATCTGGCTGGCGAGCCTGGGTGCTTACACCAAGGTCGGTCAAGAGGGTGGCGAGTACGTTCAAGAGTTGATCAAGGCTGGTCAAGCTGTTGAAAAGAAAGGCAAAAAAGTAGTTGCTGAGAAACTTGAAGCGGCTAATGCCGAGATCGATGAAGCCAAGAGTGAAGTGAGTACTTTCAAAGGCAAAGTCGAACTTCAACTCGACAAAGTCGAGAAGGCTTTCGATACGCGTATCGCAAGTGCCTTGAATCGTATCGGCATTCCGTCTAAACATGACGTGGAGACACTCTCTGCTAAGCTCGATGAGCTGACAGCATTGCTCGAACGTGTCGCGCGTAAATCTTAA
- a CDS encoding gamma-butyrobetaine hydroxylase-like domain-containing protein, whose translation MTTQLPTDIKLHKASKTLTLKYASGEEYHLPAEFLRVHSPSAEVQGHGKPILQFGKIGVGLSKVEPAGQYALKLTFDDGHDSGLFTWEYLYQLAVRQEDLWNDYLAELKAAGKTRDPNESIVKLML comes from the coding sequence ATGACGACCCAACTCCCCACCGACATCAAACTGCACAAAGCCTCGAAAACCCTGACGCTCAAATACGCGTCCGGCGAGGAGTATCACCTGCCCGCAGAATTCCTTCGCGTGCACTCTCCTTCCGCCGAGGTCCAGGGCCACGGCAAACCTATCCTGCAATTTGGCAAGATCGGCGTAGGCCTGAGCAAGGTCGAACCAGCCGGTCAGTACGCACTGAAATTGACCTTCGACGACGGCCACGACAGCGGCCTGTTCACCTGGGAATATCTGTACCAGTTGGCGGTGCGCCAAGAGGATCTGTGGAACGATTATCTTGCCGAACTCAAAGCGGCCGGAAAGACCCGTGATCCGAACGAGTCGATCGTCAAGCTGATGCTCTAG
- a CDS encoding ubiquinone biosynthesis accessory factor UbiJ, with translation MLLAGLLASVELGLNRVLRLDSTALPRLAHLSGKVIAVDCRSPALQLFILPSDEGLMLASHWETGADCTLRAPASSLLKLATSKDKTSVLHAPEVELDGDSGVLLELAAVLQDLELDWEYELSRWLGPVATQLVGGHLRSRARWYQQGFASLNQNLGEYLAEESRTLVGQREAEARFSELDQIKLDLERLEARFERLSRSLDPSDNA, from the coding sequence ATGTTGCTGGCCGGCCTGCTCGCCAGCGTTGAACTCGGTCTGAACCGGGTGCTGCGTCTCGACAGCACGGCGCTGCCGCGGCTGGCGCATTTGAGTGGCAAGGTGATTGCCGTCGACTGCCGCAGCCCGGCGTTGCAATTGTTCATCCTGCCCAGCGATGAAGGCCTGATGCTGGCGTCCCACTGGGAAACCGGTGCCGACTGCACCTTGCGCGCACCGGCCTCAAGCCTGCTGAAACTGGCGACGAGCAAAGACAAGACGTCGGTGCTGCATGCCCCGGAAGTCGAACTCGACGGCGACAGCGGCGTGCTGCTGGAACTGGCGGCGGTCCTTCAGGACCTGGAGCTGGACTGGGAGTATGAACTCTCGCGCTGGCTGGGGCCTGTGGCCACGCAACTGGTCGGAGGTCATCTGCGCAGCCGCGCACGCTGGTATCAGCAAGGGTTCGCCAGCCTCAACCAGAACCTGGGCGAATACCTGGCCGAAGAATCGCGCACCCTGGTCGGTCAGCGCGAAGCCGAAGCCCGTTTCAGTGAACTGGACCAGATCAAACTCGATCTGGAACGTCTCGAGGCGCGTTTCGAGCGCCTTTCCCGATCCCTCGACCCAAGCGATAACGCATGA
- a CDS encoding phasin family protein: MAGKKNTEKEGSSWIGKVEDYSRKIWLAGLGVYSKIDTDGSKLFDALVKDGEKAEKLTKSAVGKTVDAAKDSASSAKSRISGVKDRALGKWDELEGAFDKRLNSAISRLGVPSRNEVKALHSKVDTLTKQIEKLTGAKVAPVAAKTAAAKPAAKSAAKPLAKAAAKPAAKPAAKTAAAKPAAKAAAKPAAKPAAKAAAKPAAKPAAKPAAKTAAAKPAAAKKPAVKKPAAPKAAAPKPAVAAAKPATPVSPANSAAAPTPAVTPTIAPTPSAPTSQS, encoded by the coding sequence ATGGCTGGCAAAAAGAATACTGAAAAAGAAGGCAGCTCGTGGATCGGGAAGGTCGAAGACTACTCCCGCAAGATCTGGCTGGCTGGTTTAGGCGTGTACTCGAAGATTGATACTGACGGCAGCAAACTCTTCGATGCATTGGTTAAGGACGGCGAGAAAGCCGAGAAGCTCACCAAGAGCGCTGTCGGCAAGACTGTCGATGCTGCCAAGGACTCCGCTTCGTCGGCCAAGTCGCGCATCAGCGGCGTGAAAGATCGCGCACTGGGCAAGTGGGATGAGCTGGAAGGGGCTTTCGACAAGCGCCTGAACAGCGCCATTTCGCGCCTGGGTGTACCGAGCCGCAATGAAGTCAAGGCACTGCACAGCAAGGTCGATACCCTGACCAAGCAAATCGAAAAACTCACCGGTGCCAAGGTTGCGCCTGTTGCGGCGAAAACCGCGGCGGCCAAACCGGCAGCTAAAAGCGCTGCCAAACCATTGGCCAAGGCCGCAGCGAAACCTGCCGCCAAGCCGGCCGCCAAAACTGCTGCTGCGAAACCTGCAGCCAAAGCGGCCGCTAAACCCGCTGCTAAACCCGCTGCAAAAGCTGCCGCAAAACCAGCCGCTAAACCAGCGGCCAAACCTGCAGCTAAAACCGCAGCGGCCAAACCCGCTGCGGCGAAGAAGCCAGCAGTGAAAAAACCAGCCGCCCCGAAAGCGGCCGCTCCGAAACCAGCAGTGGCTGCCGCCAAACCGGCAACCCCGGTCAGTCCGGCGAACTCCGCCGCTGCGCCGACCCCTGCTGTAACCCCGACTATCGCACCGACTCCATCGGCGCCAACCAGTCAGTCCTGA
- the ubiE gene encoding bifunctional demethylmenaquinone methyltransferase/2-methoxy-6-polyprenyl-1,4-benzoquinol methylase UbiE: MTDQRKGSDAEPTTHFGFKNVPESQKAEKVAEVFHSVAAKYDLMNDLLSGGMHRLWKRFAIELSGVRAGNRVLDIAGGTGDLTKKFSHLVGPTGQVVLADINESMLKVGRDRLLDLGVSGNVEFVQADAEKLPFPDNHFDCVTIAFGLRNVTHKEDALRSMLRVLKPGGRLLVLEFSKPTNALMSKAYDAYSFAFMPLMGKLITNDSESYRYLAESIRMHPNQETLKSMMVEAGFDRVTYHNMTAGIVALHRGIKP; this comes from the coding sequence ATGACTGATCAGCGCAAAGGCAGCGATGCCGAACCCACCACTCACTTCGGCTTCAAAAACGTTCCGGAAAGCCAGAAAGCGGAAAAAGTCGCTGAGGTTTTCCACTCGGTAGCCGCCAAGTACGACTTGATGAACGACCTCCTGTCGGGCGGCATGCACCGTCTGTGGAAGCGTTTCGCGATCGAACTGTCGGGCGTGCGTGCCGGTAACCGCGTGCTGGACATCGCCGGCGGCACTGGCGACCTGACCAAAAAGTTTTCGCATCTTGTGGGGCCAACTGGTCAGGTAGTGTTGGCCGACATCAACGAATCCATGCTCAAGGTCGGTCGTGACCGCCTGCTGGATCTGGGTGTGTCCGGCAACGTCGAATTCGTCCAGGCCGACGCTGAAAAGCTGCCGTTCCCGGACAACCACTTCGACTGCGTGACCATCGCTTTCGGCCTGCGCAACGTGACGCATAAAGAAGACGCCCTGCGCTCGATGCTGCGCGTGCTCAAGCCCGGCGGTCGCCTGCTGGTGCTGGAGTTCTCCAAACCCACCAACGCACTGATGTCCAAAGCCTACGATGCCTATTCGTTTGCCTTCATGCCGTTGATGGGCAAGCTGATCACCAATGATTCGGAAAGCTATCGCTACCTGGCCGAATCGATCCGCATGCACCCGAATCAGGAAACCCTGAAGTCGATGATGGTCGAGGCCGGTTTCGACCGCGTGACCTACCACAACATGACCGCAGGCATCGTCGCCCTGCACCGTGGCATCAAACCCTGA
- the hslV gene encoding ATP-dependent protease subunit HslV, giving the protein MTTIVSVRRHGKVVMGGDGQVSLGNTVMKGNAKKVRRLYHGQVIAGFAGATADAFTLFERFEGQLEKHQGHLVRAAVELAKEWRTDRSLSRLEAMLAVANKDASLIITGNGDVVEPEEGLIAMGSGGGYAQAAASALLKKTDLSAREIVETALGIAGDICVFTNHNITIEEQDLAE; this is encoded by the coding sequence TTGACCACCATCGTTTCAGTTCGCCGCCACGGCAAAGTCGTCATGGGCGGCGACGGCCAGGTTTCGCTCGGCAATACCGTGATGAAAGGCAACGCGAAGAAAGTTCGCCGCCTGTACCACGGTCAGGTTATCGCCGGTTTTGCCGGGGCTACCGCTGACGCCTTCACCCTCTTCGAACGTTTCGAAGGCCAACTCGAAAAACATCAGGGCCACCTGGTTCGCGCCGCTGTCGAACTCGCCAAAGAATGGCGCACCGACCGCTCCCTCAGCCGCCTCGAAGCCATGCTCGCGGTCGCCAACAAGGATGCCTCCCTGATCATCACCGGCAACGGTGACGTGGTTGAGCCTGAAGAAGGCCTGATCGCCATGGGTTCCGGCGGCGGCTACGCCCAGGCTGCGGCCAGCGCGCTGTTGAAAAAGACCGACCTGTCGGCCCGGGAAATCGTCGAAACCGCTTTGGGCATCGCTGGCGACATCTGCGTGTTCACCAACCACAACATCACCATCGAGGAGCAGGATCTCGCTGAGTAA